Within Sorghum bicolor cultivar BTx623 chromosome 2, Sorghum_bicolor_NCBIv3, whole genome shotgun sequence, the genomic segment acGTGAGCAAAATGTAACCGAATCAACTAACAGCTGGATACTTCTGCATTGCTTGGCACCCCCTAAGCTTGACGGAGCTAAAGAATATTGCACGGtaagctgaggaagcagtgtACACACCATCGCTACCAAACCGCCAAACAAAGTGATCCTCGGTGTCAGGCTGCAGCACCATGCCACGCACCAGCTCGTCCACTCTTAGGAAGCCAAGAATAGCCTGGACCGTACGAGCTCCTCTGATGTCAGTTGCCCATGCGCGGTTGAGCAAGGCCGAGTCGACCGTGCGGCGGCGAAGTCTGATAGGCACCAGAGCCAGTAAGTAGGGCGCAAGGTGGCCAACTGAGTGCCCATTGATCCAGCGATCAGATTCCTAATTCTGAGAAAACAATGTAATAAACGAAGTCGTAACAGCTGATTGGATCAGAGTATCAGACCTGTGCCTGGCCAGCTGCTCGTTAGTTTGACCTTGATTCCCTATACATGATGATGAACTAATAATTAAAAGTATATCCATCGCATATTCGCTGGCGGTCGGCATGCATGGCCTCGCTCGATCGTGCCATGCTCAGCGACGCGACgacgccttctcctcctcctcctcctcctcctcctccatcttggGCTCTTGGCCTTGGGGCTACGACGCCGGCAGCCCGCTGAGCGCCTGAGCCGCTGGGAGGCTGGGAGATCCGGGACGTGGGCTGCTATATGATCCATCTCCTTTTGGCGGGCCTCCAGCTGCAGTTAAGCCGACGACCCATGGGCCCTTCTGGGCCGTTTGGTATAAATCGACGCCGTCTCAGACTCCAGGTTCGAAGCTTAGTTTTTttagggaaaaaaaaagaacgaCCAAGCATGACTATCTCATGGAGCCCATCGCATGCTAGTTGTAAAATGTCAATTTCCTAGTACTCGGTAAGTTTTATCGAACAAACCTGTTACCATTTCTAGGTTTCGGTTATCCGATTCATTGAGATCTTCTGTTAGTCAATTGCCAAAGGATACCTGATGACCTGAACTTCTCCTCCGCTTCCATTTCTTTTATAAATACCTCCTCCGTTTCTTCGTGGTTCATATAATATACTTTTATATTTATAGATGCGCGCAGCTCTTTCACGTTCCTGCGTGTATTGCTGGCTAACACAGGATCTCGTCTCAGCTGTAAAGTGAAATGGCGTTCTGGCATGATGATCTCGTATCGAAGCTTAAGATAAAGTATTGCTCCAACTGTTATTAATAACACTGTTTATACTAGAAAAACTCCCAACAACCGTGTGCTAATGCCATATCACGCGCATGCTGATCCTATAAATCCAGTGTCAAGCAACCAGCCGGGTAGCAGTCCAACACCACTGAATCTAAACCACAGACAGTGACAGAGCCAAACGGAGTGCAATCGAGAGCTGTCTGAGCATCGAAACGAGAGGAAGAGCATGGCTCTCCACTGCCccctcgccgtcgtcgccgtCCTCCTACTTCCTCTCGTCGCCGCCTCCGCGGCAACCGATTTCGATTTCTTCCACCACGTTCAGCAGGTAGCTACAATCTCCggtccattgccattgccaccaCGTCCAGGCGTACGTCCAGCAGATTGTTATGGATAATTGGATACGCATACTGTTTTGACTGCTGTTACTTGGTTGTACAGTGGCCCGGCTCTTACTGCAACACAAACACAAATGCCACCTGCTGCTTCCCGGGCGGCAAGAAGTCGGCGGCGGACTTTGGCATCCACGGCCTCTGGCCAGAGTACGCCGCGTGCCGCCCGACGCCGTGAACCCCAACAAGACCAGTTGCTGGCCGGACTCCTGCAACGCCACCGCTCCTCTCGACCTGTCACAGGTACGTACACTGTACTGTACACTACCATTCAGTACCGGTGCACCGTGCACCCGCACTATGCATCATCCACCATGGCCATGGTCTGACGGCACTCGGCACTCGCACTGTGCAGATCAGGGACCTGGACAGCGACCTGCGCCGGAACTGGGGGACGCTGTCGTGCAAGAACAGGAATAACACGCAGTTCTGGAGCCACGAGTGGAGCCGGCACGGCACCTGCTCCAACATGGACCAGCACTCCTACTTCCTGGCCGCCCTGGAGCTCAAGGCCCGGTTCAACCTCACCCGCATCCTGCTGGACGCCGGCGTCGTGCCGTCCGACGACAAGCAGTACTGCCTCCGCAGCATCCGGGACGCCGTGGCGGCGGCCACGGGGTCCGCGCCGATGCTGGAGTGCAACCGCAACGGGCGCAACGAGACGCAGCTGTACCAGGTGTTCCAGTGCGTCGGCCTCGACGGACGGACCTCGTCCACTGCCCACCGCCGGAGCACCGCAGGTGCACCGACATGGTCAAGTTCCCACCGTTCTAAGCATTTGGTTCTGTTGATCTGCTTGAACGAAGCCGAGCTGAATTTCTCGTTTGAGCCGTTGTGTTTTCGGCATTTGCACCTCGCTAAGATTCAACCATTTTGACTGTAGCATTCAACGTCCACTAATGAATGCAGCCATACAGGGCGGCGTGCACTATGCAACGTACAAAACTGACACAGCCAAGCACCCAAAGCTGAGACGAGACAGCGGCCAATTCGACAGCTCGAGCAGAGGCTGTGGCTGACAGGCTCAGTTCAACGCTGCCTCCTGGTTCTGCTGCACGTACGCGATGCCCTTGTCGATGCTGGCCTTGAGCTTGGGCTTGAGATCCTCCAGCTCGCGCGCCTCGTAGTCGGTGAGTCCCCTCAGCTCTGAACCCAGCACCTCCTCCACGCCGTCCCTCCCAAGCTTCACCCTGCACGCGAAGAACGGGAGCTCCGGCACAACCTGCGACTGCACGTACGTGCACTCGTACACGTCGTCGTGGCCGTCGAGTCCACGCAGCGACGCCTCGAGGAACCGCGCGGCGGCGTACGCCATGGACAGCGTGGCGGACCCGGCGCCGGCCTTGGCCTCCACCACCTCGGTGCCGGCGTCCCGGATCCTGGCGGTGAGCTCCTCCACCTCCTCGTCCGTGAACGCCGCCTTGGGCCGCGCCTTGGACAGCAGCGGCAGGATGGTAGCCGCCGCGTGGCCGCCCACAACCGGCACATCCACTTCCGCCACGGGGAGGCCCTTCCTCGCCGCTACGAACGCGTTGGCGCGGACCACGCCCAGCGTCGTGACGCCGAACAGCCTCCGCGGGTCGTACGCGCCCTTCTGCTTCAGCACCTCGGCGGCGATCGGCACCGTGGAGTTCACCGGGTTGCTGATCACGTGCACCAGCGCGCCCGGCGCGTGGTCCGCCACCGCCGCGACGAGGTCGCGCACGATGCCGGCGTTGACGCTGAACAGGTCGTCCCGCGTCATGCCGGGCTTCCGGGGCACGCCGGCGGGGATGACCACGACGTCCGCGCCCGATAGGCACCCCGCGAGCGCGTCTTTACCTGTGAAGCCGGCGACCTGCGCCGGGGTGTTGCAGTGGCTGAGGTCGGCGGTCACGGGCTCCACGTTGGCGATGTCGTACAGGTGCAGCGCCGAGACGAGCGGGGACATCTTGGCCAGCAGAGAAAGAGGCTGCCCGATCCCTCCCGCCGCGCCAAGGATGGCCACCTTGTAGCTGCCGCTGCCGGCCTGCGCGACGACGACCCGGCTCACGGCTCGGGACCTTGGCACTCTTGGTCTTAGAGTGAGAGAGTGACAGTAGGAACTGGAGTTACTGAACTGTTGTGCGTCGAAGGAACTAGCGCCATGCCGGGGCCGTTTTTTGCAAGGAACTGAACTGAAGGATAGGGTCGCGATTGCAGCCGCTGCCATCCTTTTCCCCTCTCTATGAAGATCTCTGAGGATCTGTTTAACAAAATGTAAACAATGCAGAAGTATCCAGCTGTTAGTAGTGCCAGAAGTTGAGGGTGCTCGAAATGAGAAGTCAGTAGCATGATATTactaatttctaaaaaaaatgaaagaaaaaaaaaaagacagaaACTTTGCCGCTCAATTAAGCGGGGAGAAGGAAGTTATTATATACACATGACTATCAAGGTGACAAACACAGCGATCCGAAGACCCACCTAGAACCATCCCCTTCCCAGGGATTACCCTATAGAGGAAAACGCTCTGCGTGTCTTTGTTCTATGTCTTCTTTAGTCAAGGAAGTGACATGCGACTAAGCCTGGACGAAAAACTCGAAACTCGGTAGCTCGCTCGACTCGCTCGTTAATGGCTCGGCTCGAGCTCGACTCGTTTCTTAACAAGCCAGCTTGTTTTATAATGAGCTAGCTCGTTTTATAACGAGCCAGCTCGAGCTAGCTCGCGAGCAGCTCGTTAGCTCGTATGAGCTAGTAAATTCACAAGCCAAAACTCGAATTAGCTTGGCCCATATGG encodes:
- the LOC8079364 gene encoding malate dehydrogenase, chloroplastic, coding for MAAAAIATLSFSSVPCKKRPRHGASSFDAQQFSNSSSYCHSLTLRPRVPRSRAVSRVVVAQAGSGSYKVAILGAAGGIGQPLSLLAKMSPLVSALHLYDIANVEPVTADLSHCNTPAQVAGFTGKDALAGCLSGADVVVIPAGVPRKPGMTRDDLFSVNAGIVRDLVAAVADHAPGALVHVISNPVNSTVPIAAEVLKQKGAYDPRRLFGVTTLGVVRANAFVAARKGLPVAEVDVPVVGGHAAATILPLLSKARPKAAFTDEEVEELTARIRDAGTEVVEAKAGAGSATLSMAYAAARFLEASLRGLDGHDDVYECTYVQSQVVPELPFFACRVKLGRDGVEEVLGSELRGLTDYEARELEDLKPKLKASIDKGIAYVQQNQEAALN